From the genome of Apodemus sylvaticus chromosome 3, mApoSyl1.1, whole genome shotgun sequence, one region includes:
- the Ptp4a2 gene encoding protein tyrosine phosphatase type IVA 2 isoform X2 translates to MNRPAPVEISYENMRFLITHNPTNATLNKFTEELKKYGVTTLVRVCDATYDKAPVEKEGIHVLDWPFDDGAPPPNQIVDDWLNLLKTKFREEPGCCVAVHCVAGLGRKRRGAFNSKQLLYLEKYRPKMRLRFRDTNGHCCVQ, encoded by the exons ATGAACCGTCCAGCCCCTGTGGAGATCTCTTATGAGAACATGCGTTTTCTGATAACTCACAACCCCACCAACGCAACTCTCAACAAGTTCACAGAG gaacTTAAGAAGTATGGAGTGACGACTTTGGTTCGAGTTTGTGATGCCACATATGATAAAGCTCCAGTTGAAAAAGAAGGAATCCACGTTCTA GATTGGCCATTTGATGATGGAGCTCCACCCCCTAATCAGATAGTAGATGATTGGCTAAACCTGTTAAAAACCAAATTTCGTGAAGAGCCAGGCTGCTGTGTTGCAGTGCATTGTGTTGCAGGATTGGGAAG aaaaagaagaggagcaTTCAATTCCAAACAGCTGCTTTACTTGGAGAAATACCGACCTAAGATGCGATTACGCTTCAGAGATACCAACGGGCACTGCTGTGTTCAATAG
- the Ptp4a2 gene encoding protein tyrosine phosphatase type IVA 2 isoform X1, with translation MNRPAPVEISYENMRFLITHNPTNATLNKFTEELKKYGVTTLVRVCDATYDKAPVEKEGIHVLDWPFDDGAPPPNQIVDDWLNLLKTKFREEPGCCVAVHCVAGLGRAPVLVALALIECGMKYEDAVQFIRQKRRGAFNSKQLLYLEKYRPKMRLRFRDTNGHCCVQ, from the exons ATGAACCGTCCAGCCCCTGTGGAGATCTCTTATGAGAACATGCGTTTTCTGATAACTCACAACCCCACCAACGCAACTCTCAACAAGTTCACAGAG gaacTTAAGAAGTATGGAGTGACGACTTTGGTTCGAGTTTGTGATGCCACATATGATAAAGCTCCAGTTGAAAAAGAAGGAATCCACGTTCTA GATTGGCCATTTGATGATGGAGCTCCACCCCCTAATCAGATAGTAGATGATTGGCTAAACCTGTTAAAAACCAAATTTCGTGAAGAGCCAGGCTGCTGTGTTGCAGTGCATTGTGTTGCAGGATTGGGAAG GGCTCCTGTGCTAGTCGCACTTGCATTGATTGAATGTGGAATGAAGTATGAAGATGCTGTTCAATTCATAAGACA aaaaagaagaggagcaTTCAATTCCAAACAGCTGCTTTACTTGGAGAAATACCGACCTAAGATGCGATTACGCTTCAGAGATACCAACGGGCACTGCTGTGTTCAATAG